The DNA sequence GCCAGCAATCGTTCGAAAATGGGGCCGAGTTTCTGGCCTTCAAGCTCCGCGTGCAAGGTGAAGACATGGTCACGCGGTTCTTTGGTCAACTGAAGCAAAAATTCAGCGGCATTATCGGCATCGATCAGCTTGCCGCCGATCTCTCGGCCCAGGATTTCATCCAGGGTCGGCAGCGTGGTGGGCAGTTGCACGCAGGATAGAGGCTTGCCGAAGGCCGACAGCCGGTGCGGACCGGCATCCGGGTCAGCCAGGCGGCCGTCTTCGCGCAGTTGGGAGCGACCATCGGAAGAGTAAGCCATGCCGAACTGGTCCAGCTGGACGAAGGCGTGGTCGTTCATCTGCCAGCCTGCCGCGCCATGGGTGCGCGGTACTTCGCCGAAGATCTCGCGGTAGCGGCGGTGGGACTGGTGCATGGTTTCCACCGTCCAGCGGGCGTCGGCCGTGCGTACGTCATCCTGCCAGACCCGGTGGTCCCAGGTGTGGATGCCGCATTCAAAGCCGGCCTGCTGCGCCTGGCGCATGAAGTCAGCGCAGGTCTTGCCGATATCCGGGGCTGGCAGCAGGGTGCCGTACATCAGGGTTTTCAAGCCATAGTGCTCCACCACCGAGGTGCGTGAGACCTTGCTGAAAAAGCCGGGACGCAATATCTGTTTCAAGGCCCAGCCGGTATGGTCGGGACCAAGCGAAAACAGGAAGGTAGCGCCGGCATGGTGACGGCG is a window from the Herbaspirillum rubrisubalbicans genome containing:
- a CDS encoding polysaccharide deacetylase family protein, encoding MPKLTLKIDADTYRGTRVGVPNLIQQLRRHHAGATFLFSLGPDHTGWALKQILRPGFFSKVSRTSVVEHYGLKTLMYGTLLPAPDIGKTCADFMRQAQQAGFECGIHTWDHRVWQDDVRTADARWTVETMHQSHRRYREIFGEVPRTHGAAGWQMNDHAFVQLDQFGMAYSSDGRSQLREDGRLADPDAGPHRLSAFGKPLSCVQLPTTLPTLDEILGREIGGKLIDADNAAEFLLQLTKEPRDHVFTLHAELEGQKLGPIFERLLAGWRTQGYELVSMGDYYDSIKNDVLPILPIAWGELPGRSGEMIVQAM